One window of the Capsicum annuum cultivar UCD-10X-F1 unplaced genomic scaffold, UCD10Xv1.1 ctg1715, whole genome shotgun sequence genome contains the following:
- the LOC124890418 gene encoding uncharacterized protein LOC124890418, protein MAKAYRKEDFEYLMAKVNKIDHRMKDYLYDVGYEKWSRVHAQTILGRRFDEIQTLNGLKASRMTVKPASEYHYSVYEYEKIYVVDLNANKCNRVLKSKQITKFRPWCFDYYKLATLVKIYKVSLVPLSDKKDWHVPQYVEEEEFIPPKYKRPPGKQKKRRCKKAREILSPSTNCCEKCDCEGHNRRACNFFWKEE, encoded by the exons ATGGCTAAAGCGTACAGAAAGGAAGATTTTGAGTATCTTATGGCCAAGGTTAATAAAATTGATCACCGGATGAAGGATTATCTATATGATGTTGGATATGAGAAGTGGTCAAGGGTTCATGCTC AAACAATATTAGGGAGAAGGTTTGATGAAATCCAAACACTTAATGGATTGAAAGCATCCAGAATGACG GTCAAGCCTGCATCAGAGTATCATTATTCTGTTTATGAATATGAGAAAATATACGTTGTGGACTTGAATGCTAATAAATGCAACCGTG TGTTGAAAAGTAAACAGATTACAAAGTTCCGTCCGTGGTGCTTTGATTACTATAAGCTTGCGACATTAGTGAAGATATATAAAGTTTCATTGGTACCTTTGTCCGATAAGAAGGATTGGCATGTGCCTCAATATGTCGAAGAAGAAGAATTCATACCaccaaaatacaaaagaccacCTGGAAAACAGAAGAAGCGTAGGTGTAAGAAAGCAAGGGAAATACTATCCCCCAGTACAAACTGTTGTGAAAAATGCGATTGTGAAGGTCACAATAGGCGTGCGTGCAACTTCTTTTGGAAGGAGGAGTGA